One Novipirellula galeiformis genomic window, GTTGGTGTCACGCCGATCCGCATCACTTTGCCAAATCACGTTGCCTCGCGAATCACGCAATATCGCGTTGGCGAGATCCGCCGAACCTTGGGTGCCATGAGCGAACTCGCCGATACTCGTCCGGCAACCTTGCATGTGTCGACATTGGCTCAACATTCGAGCGCCACCGGCATAGGTGTATTCGACCATATGGTGATCGAAAATTTGGCCATGGTCGATTCCGTCCCTCACTTCGCGGCCGCCTTGACCTTGGGCTTCAATCGGATGCGATTTCATCAACCAATTGATCACGTCCAAATTATGAACGTGTTGTTCCACGATATGATCGCCGCTTAGCCAATTGAAGTAATACCAATTGCGCAGTTGGTACTCCAGTTCGGTTTGATCTTGAGTTCGCGGTCGTACCCACACGCCGGCACCATTCCAATAGGCCCGTGCAAACATGATCTCACCAATCGCTCCGTCCTGGATACGCTCGATGCATTGACGATAACGAACTTCGTGACGTCGTTGCAAACCGACGGCGACGGACAATCCTTGCTCGATCGCGATTTGGTTGGCCGCCAGCACGCGGCGAACGCCGACCGCATCCGTCGCAACCGGCTTTTCCATAAAGACATGCTTGCCCGCCTGGACGGCCGCCTCGAACTGCAGTGGGCGAAAGCCAGGGGGGGTCGCCAAAATCACCACATCGACGTCACTGGCCATCACTTGTTTGTAGGCGTCCAGGCCGACGAAACGACGGTCGTGAAGATCGACCTGGGATGGATGCTTTCCCTTGAGGGATCGATAGGCGGATTGGAGATTGTTTTCAAACACGTCGGCCAACGCCACCAACTTCACCTCGCCACCGTGGGTGCGGAGGGCATCGAGCGCCGCTTCGGTTCCCCGTTTGCCACATCCGACCAAGCCGATCTTGATCGAATCGCTTCCGAAGGGGTGAGCCGCTCGAGCGACCCCGAGTTCGGCGCCCGCGATCGCCCCCCCGGCCAAGATGATCCCGCCCCCCTTCAGAAATCCGCGACGCGACGGCGCCTGAGGCGGCTGACTGGAGGGCGTGTGTGTTTTAGGAGGGGGTGTTGGCATCTCGGCGGATTAACCTTCGGGAATACGAATGTCGGAGCTAAAGTGCAGCCGCAATTGC contains:
- a CDS encoding Gfo/Idh/MocA family protein translates to MPTPPPKTHTPSSQPPQAPSRRGFLKGGGIILAGGAIAGAELGVARAAHPFGSDSIKIGLVGCGKRGTEAALDALRTHGGEVKLVALADVFENNLQSAYRSLKGKHPSQVDLHDRRFVGLDAYKQVMASDVDVVILATPPGFRPLQFEAAVQAGKHVFMEKPVATDAVGVRRVLAANQIAIEQGLSVAVGLQRRHEVRYRQCIERIQDGAIGEIMFARAYWNGAGVWVRPRTQDQTELEYQLRNWYYFNWLSGDHIVEQHVHNLDVINWLMKSHPIEAQGQGGREVRDGIDHGQIFDHHMVEYTYAGGARMLSQCRHMQGCRTSIGEFAHGTQGSADLANAILRDSRGNVIWQSDADRRDTNGYAQEHTDLFTALRRGETIHEGEYGAHSTMTAIMGRMATYSGKVIRWDDAIGSEIELANTAAMHSLADAAPVIPDAQGRYPVPIPGGKTKIV